From Verrucomicrobiia bacterium, the proteins below share one genomic window:
- a CDS encoding sigma-70 family RNA polymerase sigma factor yields MRGEPGEAGGEFRTTHWSCVLQAGREGEPRAEEALDQLCQVYWRPIYAFVRRRGYPAHEAEDLVQSFFLGLLRRKGLQRADPAQGRFRAFLLTSLNHHLANEWAKGQRLKRGGGALPISIDAQAEEERYLAEPADEASPERLFERRWAEIVLERVTQRVRADLVAAGQEQRFEVLRGFLLGDAPGLSYDEAGRRLGLSIAAVTSAIHRLRSRYREFFLDEIARTVAEPAEVDDEIRYLARALAS; encoded by the coding sequence ATGAGAGGTGAGCCTGGTGAAGCCGGTGGGGAATTTAGGACGACGCACTGGTCCTGCGTGTTGCAGGCCGGAAGGGAGGGTGAACCGAGGGCCGAAGAGGCGCTCGATCAGCTCTGCCAGGTGTATTGGCGTCCGATCTACGCGTTTGTACGGCGCCGGGGATACCCGGCCCATGAGGCGGAGGACCTGGTGCAAAGTTTCTTCCTGGGGTTGCTGCGCCGCAAAGGCCTGCAGAGGGCGGATCCGGCACAGGGACGTTTCCGGGCCTTCCTGCTCACCTCGCTGAACCATCATCTGGCCAATGAGTGGGCCAAAGGCCAGCGGTTGAAGCGCGGAGGCGGCGCGCTGCCGATCTCGATCGATGCGCAGGCGGAGGAGGAGCGGTACCTGGCCGAACCTGCGGACGAGGCCAGCCCGGAACGCCTGTTCGAACGGCGCTGGGCCGAAATCGTCCTGGAACGGGTCACCCAACGGGTTCGAGCGGACCTCGTTGCCGCCGGCCAGGAGCAGCGATTCGAGGTGCTGCGGGGCTTTCTCCTGGGCGATGCGCCAGGGCTCAGCTATGACGAGGCGGGGCGCCGCCTCGGGTTGAGCATCGCCGCGGTCACCTCCGCCATCCATCGCCTTCGGTCCCGATACCGGGAGTTCTTCCTGGATGAAATTGCGCGGACGGTGGCGGAACCGGCCGAAGTGGATGACGAAATCCGTTACCTGGCCCGGGCGCTGGCCTCCTAG
- a CDS encoding protein kinase: MTDGTRCPTCQAPLSAGAPEGLCTRCAFERMLGALPVHGLDGARGFPRPFGDYQLLGEIARGGMGVVYRARQVTLDRPVALKVILSAHAASQEFAERFRVEARSAAGLDHPNIVPIYEIGEREGEPFFSMKLVEGETLAERCARTWKGGDRRPDAHRIRQFASLVATLARGVHYAHERGVLHRDIKPNNVLLDRDDTPYLTDFGLAKAIEADGGVTRTWALLGTPAYMAPEQARGEARSLTIAVDVYGLGAVLYELLTGRPPFSGGTSVETLRQVVDEDPRPPGRLNPSLDRDLETICLKCLEKTPPARYPSAAALADDLERWLCHQPIAARPSTPTERLRKWVRRRPGMALAAASALLAMVAVTVVSTFAAIRTHSARMAAEEANLRLLRNVRDLEWQKAEELAATGRTGASLAYLARLVRTSPDPSVPAARILSMLSLRNFPIPHGAPLQHGRGVTDLAFSPDGELLATGSLDGTIGLWALDGSSPSVRLEHPGPVQVVRFDPRGGGVLGVCRPGGAYLWDVAGGSVRREFPATELGESMAEFSPDGRYLVLRTGLHDFAAFETDTGDPVIGPVTGNSVIRSLAFSEAGEALLVATYDGRIEAFEVGSGRRLEGSWQLPEPVAVARFRPGGAGILAGGAGRIALWDHADGASGGEPRTIRTGAYEVIRLLVSPDGTRVVSLPYLEAPRLWTVAAGDALGEPMGPNGIVATGEFSPDGRRIVTGTADGVARIWDGFEGRPVLEPMQQDGAITRVRFSPDGQRVATASDGGTAQVWDVRMHRLRLRQFAGLPRIREVLFSPDGQWLYVSSYTNLLRRVAATGEPAGPPMVHEKQIFMGAISPDGRTLATITYNRSAHLWDASTFRERTPPLAHEDELSNVVFSPDGRLVVTTSYDRTARVWDVATGNPTSPPLPHPDAPLSCDFHPSGQRFVTGGLDGRVRFWASPHGEPVLETAPHRSRIWAVRFSPDGRWVASASGDRTVRMWDGATGQPVGEPFLHGKAVLTLRFSPDGGRLVTATEDGHVQLWDIGAGRAASLPMQHAGVVWNVAFSPDGRRLVSGSYDGTARIWDADSGYPMSEVLPHTAEVLRTAFTLDGKQLVTTASDTTLRYWKVLDGPPPVPEWLPAFAEAVGGRRLDASGVLANVATTELHALRRRLLAGTTEDYFSRWVRWFLTDRLSGESEEFEL; this comes from the coding sequence ATGACCGACGGCACGCGATGTCCGACCTGCCAGGCCCCGCTGTCCGCGGGAGCCCCGGAAGGGTTGTGCACGCGGTGCGCCTTCGAGCGGATGCTGGGGGCGTTGCCGGTGCACGGGTTGGACGGCGCCAGGGGATTTCCGCGCCCGTTCGGCGACTATCAGTTGCTGGGCGAGATCGCGCGGGGCGGCATGGGGGTGGTTTATCGCGCCCGCCAGGTCACCCTGGACCGGCCGGTCGCGCTCAAGGTCATCCTGTCGGCCCACGCCGCCTCGCAGGAGTTCGCGGAACGGTTCCGGGTCGAGGCCCGTTCGGCCGCCGGCCTGGATCACCCGAACATCGTGCCGATTTACGAGATCGGGGAGCGGGAGGGCGAGCCGTTCTTCAGCATGAAGCTGGTCGAGGGGGAGACCCTCGCGGAACGCTGCGCCCGGACGTGGAAGGGTGGGGACCGCCGCCCGGACGCCCACCGGATCCGGCAGTTTGCGTCGCTGGTGGCGACACTTGCCCGCGGCGTCCACTACGCCCACGAGCGCGGCGTGCTGCACCGCGACATCAAGCCGAACAACGTCCTGCTCGACCGTGACGACACGCCCTATCTGACCGATTTCGGTCTGGCGAAGGCCATCGAGGCGGACGGGGGGGTGACCCGGACCTGGGCGCTGCTGGGCACCCCCGCCTACATGGCTCCGGAACAGGCGCGGGGTGAGGCGAGATCGCTGACCATCGCAGTGGATGTCTATGGGCTGGGCGCGGTCCTGTACGAGCTGCTCACCGGCCGGCCTCCCTTCTCGGGCGGCACCTCGGTCGAGACCCTCCGGCAGGTGGTCGATGAGGACCCGCGTCCTCCGGGCCGGTTGAACCCTTCGCTGGACCGAGACCTGGAAACCATTTGCCTGAAGTGTCTCGAGAAGACGCCCCCGGCCCGGTACCCGTCCGCCGCGGCGCTCGCGGACGACCTGGAACGATGGCTCTGCCACCAACCGATCGCCGCCCGACCCTCCACGCCAACCGAGCGGCTCCGGAAGTGGGTGCGACGCCGTCCGGGAATGGCCTTGGCGGCGGCCTCCGCGCTGCTGGCGATGGTGGCGGTGACGGTTGTCTCGACGTTCGCGGCAATCCGCACCCACTCGGCCCGCATGGCCGCCGAGGAGGCCAATCTACGTCTCCTGCGAAACGTCCGGGATCTCGAGTGGCAGAAGGCGGAGGAACTGGCGGCGACCGGACGGACAGGCGCCTCCCTGGCGTACCTGGCCCGGCTGGTTCGCACCTCGCCGGACCCGTCGGTTCCGGCCGCCCGCATCCTTTCGATGCTGAGTCTCAGGAACTTTCCGATTCCGCACGGCGCGCCGCTGCAACACGGGCGGGGGGTGACCGACCTCGCCTTCTCTCCGGACGGGGAGCTGCTGGCCACCGGATCCCTGGACGGGACGATCGGATTGTGGGCTCTCGACGGGTCGTCCCCGAGCGTCCGTCTGGAACATCCCGGTCCCGTTCAGGTGGTCCGCTTCGATCCCCGCGGCGGCGGGGTCCTGGGGGTGTGCCGGCCGGGAGGGGCCTACTTGTGGGATGTGGCCGGCGGTTCGGTGCGACGCGAGTTCCCAGCCACGGAGCTGGGGGAATCGATGGCGGAGTTCAGTCCGGATGGGCGCTATCTGGTCTTGAGGACCGGGCTCCATGACTTCGCCGCGTTCGAGACGGACACCGGCGATCCGGTCATCGGTCCCGTGACCGGGAATTCGGTCATCCGGTCACTCGCCTTCAGCGAGGCTGGCGAAGCCCTTCTGGTGGCGACCTACGACGGACGGATCGAGGCATTCGAGGTGGGGTCGGGACGACGCCTGGAAGGGTCATGGCAGCTCCCGGAACCCGTGGCGGTGGCGCGCTTCCGGCCTGGAGGCGCGGGGATCCTTGCCGGCGGCGCGGGTAGAATTGCGCTTTGGGACCACGCGGACGGTGCGTCTGGAGGCGAGCCCCGCACGATTCGGACCGGCGCGTACGAGGTGATTCGCCTGCTGGTCAGCCCGGACGGCACGCGGGTGGTGAGCCTCCCCTATCTGGAAGCGCCCCGGCTGTGGACGGTCGCCGCGGGCGACGCCCTGGGTGAGCCGATGGGACCCAACGGCATCGTGGCAACCGGCGAATTCTCCCCGGACGGACGCCGGATCGTCACTGGCACGGCGGACGGTGTCGCCCGGATCTGGGACGGGTTCGAAGGCCGCCCGGTTCTCGAACCGATGCAGCAGGATGGCGCCATCACCCGGGTGCGGTTCAGTCCCGACGGCCAACGGGTAGCCACGGCGTCCGACGGCGGGACCGCCCAGGTTTGGGATGTGCGGATGCATCGTTTGCGCCTGCGTCAGTTTGCCGGATTGCCGCGCATCCGGGAGGTCCTCTTCAGTCCGGACGGCCAATGGCTGTACGTGAGTTCCTACACGAATCTGCTGCGCCGGGTGGCGGCGACCGGGGAACCGGCGGGGCCGCCCATGGTGCACGAGAAGCAGATCTTCATGGGGGCGATCAGTCCGGACGGCCGGACGCTCGCCACCATCACCTACAACCGCTCGGCCCATCTATGGGACGCCTCGACCTTCCGGGAGCGGACGCCACCGCTGGCGCATGAGGACGAACTCAGCAACGTGGTGTTCTCGCCCGATGGCAGGCTGGTGGTGACGACCTCATACGATCGGACGGCCCGCGTCTGGGACGTGGCCACCGGGAATCCCACAAGCCCCCCGCTTCCCCATCCGGACGCGCCCCTGAGCTGCGACTTCCATCCATCCGGACAGCGCTTCGTCACCGGGGGACTCGACGGCCGGGTACGCTTCTGGGCTTCGCCGCATGGGGAACCCGTCCTGGAAACCGCACCGCACCGCAGCCGGATCTGGGCGGTCCGGTTCAGTCCGGACGGCCGGTGGGTGGCCAGCGCTTCGGGGGATCGCACCGTGCGGATGTGGGATGGAGCCACCGGACAGCCGGTTGGCGAGCCCTTCCTGCACGGCAAGGCGGTCCTGACGCTCCGTTTCAGTCCGGATGGCGGGCGCCTGGTGACGGCCACGGAGGACGGCCACGTGCAACTGTGGGACATCGGCGCCGGGCGTGCCGCCTCCCTGCCGATGCAACACGCAGGGGTCGTCTGGAATGTCGCCTTCAGTCCGGACGGGCGCCGTCTGGTGAGCGGCTCCTACGATGGCACCGCGAGAATCTGGGATGCTGACAGCGGATACCCGATGAGCGAGGTGCTTCCCCACACGGCCGAGGTGCTGAGGACGGCGTTCACCCTGGACGGGAAGCAACTCGTGACGACGGCGAGCGACACGACGTTGCGGTACTGGAAGGTGCTGGACGGACCGCCTCCGGTTCCCGAATGGCTGCCGGCCTTTGCCGAGGCGGTGGGGGGGCGGCGACTGGACGCGAGCGGCGTGCTGGCGAATGTGGCCACCACCGAATTGCACGCACTGAGGCGGCGCCTCCTGGCCGGGACGACCGAGGACTATTTCTCGCGATGGGTCCGGTGGTTCCTGACGGACCGGCTTTCGGGGGAGTCCGAGGAGTTCGAGCTCTAA